Proteins encoded by one window of Candidatus Omnitrophota bacterium:
- the rdgB gene encoding RdgB/HAM1 family non-canonical purine NTP pyrophosphatase, which produces MFKCSKLKKELVVATKNKKKLEEIREILKPLRLKISSLADYPKPPRIIENGKTFRENAIKKAVRIARFTRKMTLGEDSGLCVDILGGKPGVYSSRFSGKGKSDRQNNSKLLKLLGGLPVKKRKAHYCCAVALADKDGLVGVTEGKCSGFIGFTGKGHFGFGYDPLFVIPKYQKTFAQLGPAVKHKMSHRFRALRKTKPIISTCLK; this is translated from the coding sequence TTAGTAGTAGCCACCAAAAATAAAAAGAAATTAGAGGAGATTAGAGAGATCTTAAAGCCCTTGAGGCTGAAAATATCTTCTCTGGCAGACTATCCCAAGCCGCCCCGCATCATTGAAAACGGCAAGACCTTTCGCGAGAACGCTATAAAGAAGGCAGTCAGGATTGCTCGCTTTACCCGAAAGATGACTTTAGGAGAAGATTCAGGGCTCTGCGTGGATATTTTAGGCGGTAAGCCCGGCGTCTACTCTTCGCGCTTTTCCGGGAAAGGCAAGAGCGACCGGCAGAATAATTCAAAATTACTTAAGCTTTTAGGAGGGTTACCCGTTAAAAAAAGGAAGGCGCATTACTGTTGTGCTGTGGCCCTGGCGGATAAAGACGGATTAGTGGGAGTTACAGAAGGTAAGTGTAGCGGCTTTATCGGTTTTACCGGAAAGGGCCATTTCGGATTCGGCTATGACCCTTTATTCGTCATCCCTAAATATCAAAAGACTTTCGCGCAACTGGGGCCTGCCGTAAAACACAAGATGAGCCATCGTTTCCGCGCCCTGCGTAAGACAAAGCCGATTATTTCTACTTGCCTAAAATAA